The Lycium barbarum isolate Lr01 chromosome 12, ASM1917538v2, whole genome shotgun sequence genome includes a region encoding these proteins:
- the LOC132622791 gene encoding putative PAP-specific phosphatase, mitochondrial — MDLVRYTACRFPGAHPQPIFHTPPFRRRCVGVRSSLSLPFTEQKAKYYRELEAAVDVVQRACRLCLHVKKSLFSSDGRILEKNDQTPVTIADFGVQALVSLEMNRLFPSIPLVAEEDSAFLCSNNLVGSVADVVKDKATLGDEVTEDNILKAIDRGGKDACVFGPKPATYWILDPIDGTRGFVRGSEALYVVGLALVVEGQIVLGVMGCPNWREDCSDNSIIEVQENRTSRSGIIMVSHVGCGTWTKRLSGILAIESPLTWTRCSVDSCQMVEGARFTIPESQTWKSLPLSALFDANTDSENIGEGNILLLSACCGSLCKYLMVASGRASVYIQGKKATSIIKVWDHAVGIICVHEAGGKVTDWEGSSLDFAADQTERRLIFPSGGVLVTNGSLHSKIIGMISSNSAVL, encoded by the exons ATGGATCTTGTCCGCTACACCGCTTGCCGCTTCCCTGGAGCTCATCCTCAGCCTATCTTCCATACACCACCATTTCGCCGGCGTTGCGTCGGCGTTAG GTCGAGTTTGAGCCTTCCATTCACAGAGcagaaagcaaagtattatagAGAGCTTGAAGCTGCTGTTGATGTTGTCCAACGAGCTTGTCGTCTCTGTCTTCAT GTGAAGAAGTCACTGTTCTCAAGTGATGGTAGGATTCTTGAGAAAAATGACCAGACCCCAGTCACTATTGCAGATTTTGGAGTGCAGGCTTTAGTTAGCTTGG AGATGAACAGACTTTTTCCCTCTATCCCTTTGGTGGCTGAAGAGGACTCTGCATTCTTGTGTTCAAATAATCTGGTTGGCTCAGTGGCTGATGTTGTGAAGGATAAAGCAACCTTAGGAGATGAAGTAACAGAGGATAATATTTTGAAAGCGATTGACAGAGGGGGAAAGGATGCTTGTGTATTTGGGCCTAAGCCAGCCACTTACTGG ATACTGGATCCTATTGATGGTACACGAGGGTTTGTTAGAGGTAGTGAGGCTCTCTATGTG GTGGGTTTGGCACTTgtagttgaaggacagattgtcTTAGGAGTCATGGGCTGCCCCAATTGGCGCGAAGACTGTTCTGACAATTCTATCATTGAGGTCCAAGAAAACAGAACTTCCAGATCAGGGATCATCATGGTTTCTCATGTGGGTTGTGGAACATGGACAAAGAGGTTGTCAGGCATACTGGCCATTGAGTCACCTCTCACTTGGACCAGATGCTCTGTTGACAGCTGCCAAATGGTGGAGGGCGCACGCTTTACTATTCCCGAAAGTCAAACATGGAAATCTTTACCCCTGTCGGCTTTATTTGATGCAAACACAGACTCTGAGAACATAGGAGAAGGCAACATACTTCTTCTGTCTGCATGCTGTGGGAG TTTATGCAAATATCTGATGGTGGCTTCTGGGAGAGCATCGGTTTACATTCAAGGGAAGAAGGCGACATCTATTATCAAG GTCTGGGACCATGCTGTTGGAATCATATGTGTCCATGAAGCTGGAGGGAAG GTGACTGACTGGGAAGGAAGTTCACTTGATTTTGCAGCAGATCAAACTGAACGGAGGCTCATCTTTCCTTCAGGCGGGGTTCTTGTGACTAATGGGAGCTTACATAGCAAGATTATCGGAATGATCTCTTCAAATTCAGCAGTTCTTTGA
- the LOC132622790 gene encoding pentatricopeptide repeat-containing protein At4g13650, protein MVSKRIIHSLFKSSDCLCKEIWHFGYRKPIRLKNCTFTSCASISSLVLDDCSDEENEYYPSIVHPRVTKNDGYFDHTYYLSLLGSCLSEGSIVDAKKLHGKLLTLGFGADYWIGARFLDIYVACGDLSSALQIFDNLPSGIRNVSCWNRLLSGFSRMKRSDAVINLFSRMIREDVNPDECTFSEVLQACSDNKVAFSFQGVEQIHALTVRYGLGLQLIVSNRLIDLYSKNGFVDSSKKVFEDMVVRDSSSWVAMLSGFCKNKREEDAILLYKDMRKFGVIPTPYVFSSVISASTKIEAFNLGEQLHASIYKWGFLSNVFVSNALVTLYSRCGYLTLAEKVFVEMPQKDGVTYNSLISGLSLKGFSDKALQLFEKMQLSSLKPDCVTIASLLGACASLGALQKGRQLHSYATKAGLCSDSIIEGSLLDLYVKCSDLETAHKFFLGSQMENIVLWNVMLVGYGQMGDLDESFQIFSQMQFKGLQPNQYTYPSILRTCTSVGALYLGEQIHSQVLKTGFWQNVYVCSVLIDMYAKHEKLDAAEKIFWRLNEEDVVSWTSMIAGYAQHDFFVEALKLFRKMQDRGIRSDNIGFASAISACAGIQALNQGRQIHAQSVVSGYSLDHSIGNALIFLYARCSGIQDAYAAFDKIDKKDIISWNGLVSGFAQSGFCEEALKVFSRMHGDGVEANMFTYGSAVSAAANTTNIKQGKQIHARIIKTGDNAETEASNVLITLYAKCGSLVDARKEFLEMQNKNDVSWNAMITGYSQHGCGNEAIELFEEMRHLGVKPNHVTYLGVLSACSHVGLVDKGLCYFNSMSKDYGLMPKLEHYASVVDILGRAGHLPRAMKFVETMPIEPDAMVWRTLLSACIVHKNIEIGEQTGHRLLQLEPQDSATYVLLSNLYAVLGRWDSRNQTRLLMKDRGVKKEPGRSWIEVKNTIHAFFVGDRLHPLANRIYDFVEDLNKQVVMIGYVQDNNSLWSDLELGQKDPTAYIHSEKLAIAFGLLSLPEMIPIRVMKNLRVCNDCHNWIKCVSKVADRAIVVRDAYRFHHFADGECSCNDFW, encoded by the exons ATGGTATCAAAGAGAATTATTCATTCCCTTTTCAAGTCTTCTGATTGTCTATGCAAG GAAATTTGGCATTTTGGATATCGGAAACCAATTAGATTGAAGAACTGTACTTTTACTAGTTGTGCAAGTATAAGTTCACTGGTTCTTGATGATTGTTCAGATGAAGAAAATGAATATTATCCATCTATTGTTCATCCACGAGTAACGAAAAATGATGGGTATTTCGATCATACTTACTATTTAAGCTTGCTAGGGAGTTGCTTGAGTGAAGGGTCAATTGTAGATGCCAAGAAACTACATGGGAAATTGTTGACATTGGGATTTGGAGCTGATTATTGGATTGGTGCTAGGTTTCTTGATATTTATGTTGCTTGTGGAGATTTATCTAGTGCATTGCAAATATTTGATAATTTACCAAGTGGGATTAGAAATGTGTCTTGCTGGAATAGGTTGTTGTCTGGTTTTTCACGGATGAAAAGAAGTGACGCAGTTATCAATTTGTTTTCTCGAATGATAAGAGAAGATGTTAATCCAGATGAGTGCACATTTTCCGAAGTTCTGCAAGCCTGCAGTGACAACAAGGTTGCATTTAGTTTCCAGGGTGTTGAACAGATTCATGCTTTGACTGTGCGCTATGGTCTTGGCTTGCAGCTCATTGTTTCTAACCGTTTGATTGATTTGTATTCTAAAAATGGATTTGTAGATTCTAGTAAGAAAGTCTTTGAGGATATGGTGGTAAGAGATAGTTCCTCTTGGGTGGCTATGTTATCTGGTTTTTGTAAGAACAAACGAGAAGAAGATGCTATTCTCCTATATAAGGATATGCGTAAATTTGGAGTAATTCCTACTCCATATGTTTTCTCGAGTGTAATAAGTGCATCCACAAAGATTGAAGCATTTAACTTGGGAGAACAGCTCCATGCTAGTATCTATAAGTGGGGATTTTTATCTAATGTTTTTGTTAGTAATGCCCTCGTTACATTGTATTCTCGCTGTGGATACTTAACATTGGCAGAAAAAGTATTTGTTGAAATGCCGCAGAAGGATGGAGTTACCTATAATTCCCTAATCTCTGGTCTCTCTTTGAAAGGATTCAGTGACAAGGCTCTACAGTTATTCGAGAAAATGCAGTTAAGTTCGTTGAAACCTGACTGTGTTACAATTGCAAGCCTCTTGGGTGCTTGTGCATCATTAGGAGCACTTCAGAAGGGAAGACAACTGCATTCTTATGCAACAAAGGCAGGTCTATGCTCAGATAGCATAATTGAAGGTTCTTTACTTGACCTTTATGTTAAGTGTTCTGACCTTGAAACAGCCCATAAATTTTTCCTCGGAAGCCAGATGGAAAACATTGTTCTTTGGAATGTGATGCTCGTGGGTTATGGGCAGATGGGTGATTTGGATGAATCGTTCCAAATCTTTTCACAGATGCAGTTTAAAGGGCTACAACCAAATCAATACACATACCCCAGTATATTGAGAACTTGTACATCTGTTGGCGCTCTATATCTTGGAGAACAAATACATAGCCAAGTATTAAAAACTGGTTTTTGGCAGAATGTTTACGTGTGTAGTGTGCTTATAGATATGTATGCCAAGCATGAAAAATTGGATGCAGCAGAGAAAATCTTTTGGCGTCTAAATGAGGAAGATGTTGTATCTTGGACATCTATGATTGCTGGATATGCTCAGCATGACTTCTTTGTTGAAGCTCTAAAACTTTTTAGAAAAATGCAAGACCGAGGTATTCGATCTGATAACATAGGATTTGCAAGTGCAATCAGTGCATGTGCCGGCATTCAAGCACTCAATCAAGGGAGACAAATCCATGCCCAGTCAGTGGTGTCAGGCTACTCATTAGATCATTCAATAGGCAATGCATTGATTTTTCTTTATGCTAGATGCAGTGGAATACAAGATGCATATGCAGCATTTGACAAAATTGATAAAAAAGATATTATTTCGTGGAATGGCTTGGTATCAGGATTTGCCCAAAGTGGATTTTGTGAAGAAGCATTGAAAGTGTTCTCTAGAATGCACGGAGATGGAGTGGAAGCTAACATGTTCACATATGGATCTGCTGTTAGTGCCGCTGCTAATACCACTAATATTAAACAGGGGAAGCAGATTCATGCTAGAATAATAAAGACTGGTGATAATGCCGAAACAGAAGCTTCCAATGTCCTGATCACATTGTATGCAAAGTGTGGAAGCCTTGTGGATGCCAGGAAAGAGTTCCttgaaatgcaaaataaaaatgaTGTGTCGTGGAATGCCATGATAACAGGCTATTCTCAACATGGGTGTGGCAATGAAGCTATAGAACTGTTTGAGGAGATGAGACATCTTGGTGTGAAGCCGAACCATGTCACCTATTTGGGTGTTTTATCAGCCTGTAGCCATGTGGGTTTAGTGGACAAGGGGCTTTGCTATTTCAATTCCATGAGTAAAGATTATGGTTTAATGCCAAAACTAGAACATTATGCGTCTGTTGTAGACATTTTAGGACGAGCTGGTCATTTGCCGCGTGCAATGAAGTTTGTGGAGACTATGCCAATAGAACCTGATGCAATGGTTTGGAGGACCCTCCTAAGTGCTTGCATAGTTCACAAGAACATTGAAATAGGGGAACAGACAGGCCACCGCCTCTTACAATTGGAGCCTCAAGACTCAGCAACTTATGTTTTACTATCAAACCTATATGCAGTTCTTGGAAGATGGGATTCTCGAAACCAGACAAGGCTGCTGATGAAAGACAGAGGTGTCAAGAAAGAGCCAGGTCGTAGCTGGATTGAAGTCAAAAACACCATACATGCATTTTTTGTTGGAGATAGACTCCATCCACTAGCAAATCGTATCTATGACTTTGTGGAGGACCTAAATAAACAGGTAGTTATGATTGGTTATGTTCAAGACAATAATAGTCTTTGGAGTGATTTGGAGTTGGGACAAAAAGATCCAACTGCTTATATTCACAGTGAAAAGTTAGCTATTGCATTTGGACTTCTAAGCTTGCCTGAAATGATTCCCATACGAGTGATGAAGAATCTCCGCGTCTGCAATGACTGCCACAATTGGATAAAGTGTGTGTCGAAGGTTGCAGATCGAGCCATTGTTGTACGGGATGCATACAGATTTCATCATTTTGCAGATGGTGAATGTTCCTGCAATGATTTTTGGTAA